In Halobaculum limi, one DNA window encodes the following:
- a CDS encoding 30S ribosomal protein S19e → MVTLYDVPAADLIDEVAARLEDRIEQPEWVQFTKSGQDRELPPQQEDFWFRRAASLLRKVADRGPVGVERLATEYGGAKRGSNRYIVRPPEHEGGSRKIIRVALQQLEDEGFVETAQGEGRRITDEGRAFLDDVAGDVLDDLDRPELERYA, encoded by the coding sequence ATGGTTACCCTCTACGACGTCCCGGCGGCGGACCTCATCGACGAGGTCGCCGCTCGACTGGAGGATCGCATCGAACAGCCGGAGTGGGTGCAGTTCACCAAGTCCGGTCAGGATCGAGAGCTCCCACCCCAGCAGGAAGACTTCTGGTTCCGCCGGGCGGCCTCGCTGCTGCGGAAGGTCGCCGACCGCGGCCCCGTCGGCGTCGAGCGCCTCGCCACCGAGTACGGCGGCGCCAAGCGCGGATCGAACCGCTACATCGTCCGCCCGCCCGAGCACGAGGGTGGCTCGCGAAAGATCATCCGCGTCGCGCTCCAGCAGCTCGAAGACGAGGGCTTCGTCGAGACGGCGCAGGGCGAAGGTCGCCGCATCACCGACGAGGGTCGCGCGTTCCTCGACGACGTCGCCGGTGACGTCCTCGACGACCTGGACCGTCCGGAACTCGAACGCTACGCGTAA
- a CDS encoding DNA-binding protein, producing MSENPDDERLEELREQKMQELQEQAQGQGDQEAQQAAQEQAERQQEALLKQYLTDGARQRLNAVEMSKPDFAKQVKQQVTALARSGRVNGRIDEDQMKELLRELQPEQKSFDIRRR from the coding sequence ATGAGTGAGAACCCCGACGACGAGCGACTGGAGGAACTGCGCGAGCAGAAGATGCAAGAACTCCAGGAACAGGCACAGGGGCAGGGCGATCAGGAGGCCCAACAGGCCGCCCAAGAGCAGGCCGAGCGCCAGCAGGAGGCGCTGCTCAAGCAGTACCTCACCGACGGCGCACGCCAGCGCCTCAACGCCGTCGAGATGAGCAAGCCCGACTTCGCCAAGCAGGTGAAACAGCAGGTGACGGCGCTCGCACGGAGTGGTCGCGTCAACGGCCGCATCGACGAAGACCAGATGAAGGAGTTGCTGCGCGAACTGCAGCCGGAGCAGAAGAGCTTCGACATCCGCCGTCGCTGA
- a CDS encoding DUF7411 family protein, translated as MDLALCYSGGKDSSLAALVLDRFYDVTLVTARFGYTDDHEHARRAAEALGFPFDTHDLDPAVAEEAVERMRADGFPRNGIQHVHEHALESLATRDVDAIADGTRRDDRVPTISRAFAQSLEDRHGVDYLSPLSGFGRGAVDRLVEESLDVESGPSEEVPKADYEGELRALLREQAGEDAVRDVFPEHEQTYVRGRR; from the coding sequence GTGGACCTCGCGCTCTGTTACAGCGGCGGCAAAGACTCTTCGCTCGCCGCCCTCGTCCTCGACCGCTTCTACGACGTGACGCTCGTGACCGCGCGGTTCGGTTACACCGATGACCACGAACACGCCCGCCGCGCCGCCGAGGCACTGGGCTTCCCGTTTGACACCCACGACCTCGACCCGGCGGTCGCCGAGGAGGCGGTCGAGCGGATGCGAGCGGACGGCTTCCCCCGCAACGGCATCCAGCACGTCCACGAACACGCGCTGGAGTCACTCGCTACCCGCGACGTCGACGCTATCGCCGACGGCACGCGACGCGACGACCGCGTGCCTACCATCTCCCGAGCATTCGCCCAGAGTCTGGAGGACCGGCACGGCGTCGACTACCTCTCGCCGCTATCCGGGTTCGGTCGCGGTGCAGTCGACCGCCTCGTGGAGGAGTCGCTCGACGTCGAGTCGGGTCCCTCTGAGGAGGTGCCGAAAGCCGACTACGAGGGTGAACTCCGTGCGCTCCTCCGCGAGCAGGCCGGTGAAGACGCGGTCCGCGACGTGTTCCCCGAGCACGAACAGACGTACGTGCGCGGGCGGCGGTAG
- a CDS encoding EamA family transporter, which produces MTALVSPGIAVAVAAAVLWGVYIFSLKRYVSGVPATVLTVLVNVCALAWYAPVVAVRLSPSDLPDPASIGVGGVLALVGVVGGVAAGFVVYVNALAIGEVSYVTPINKIVPVFVLPMEVALLGADLPALAVAGVLVVTAAVYVANYRGGNLLEPLRRAASARPAQLALLSAVAYAVGDVGKRAVLDRVGLPPEALVVVVLGGVLLVLLPLAIRDWPSKRPPLSTFAALGLLVATAEHLTSVAFAALPASIASPVINTQAVVAVVLGGVILGEQRLGTRLVAAALVVCGVGLLAV; this is translated from the coding sequence GTGACCGCGCTCGTCTCCCCCGGCATCGCAGTCGCCGTCGCGGCCGCGGTGCTGTGGGGCGTCTACATCTTCTCGCTGAAGCGGTACGTCTCGGGCGTCCCCGCGACCGTCCTCACGGTCCTCGTCAACGTCTGTGCGCTGGCGTGGTACGCGCCTGTCGTCGCCGTTCGCCTCTCGCCGAGTGATCTCCCCGACCCCGCCTCCATCGGCGTGGGCGGGGTGCTCGCGCTCGTCGGCGTCGTCGGCGGCGTCGCCGCTGGCTTCGTCGTCTACGTGAACGCGCTCGCCATCGGCGAGGTGTCGTACGTCACGCCCATCAACAAGATCGTCCCCGTGTTCGTCCTCCCAATGGAGGTGGCGTTGCTCGGCGCGGATCTGCCGGCACTGGCGGTCGCGGGCGTCCTCGTCGTCACCGCCGCTGTCTACGTCGCCAACTACCGCGGCGGCAACCTGCTGGAACCGCTCCGCCGCGCCGCGAGCGCCCGTCCCGCGCAACTCGCATTGCTATCGGCGGTCGCGTACGCCGTCGGTGACGTGGGCAAGCGGGCCGTCCTCGACCGCGTCGGCCTCCCACCAGAGGCGCTGGTCGTGGTCGTCCTCGGGGGCGTCCTCCTCGTTCTCCTTCCGCTCGCGATCCGGGACTGGCCGAGCAAGCGCCCGCCGCTGTCGACGTTCGCAGCCCTGGGACTGCTCGTCGCGACGGCTGAACACCTCACCTCGGTCGCGTTTGCCGCTCTCCCGGCGAGTATCGCGTCGCCGGTCATCAACACGCAAGCGGTCGTCGCTGTCGTCCTCGGCGGTGTGATCCTCGGAGAACAGCGACTCGGGACCAGACTCGTCGCCGCGGCGCTTGTAGTGTGTGGCGTCGGGCTGCTGGCGGTGTGA
- the hisS gene encoding histidine--tRNA ligase, with product MPTYDRLKGFRDFYPPEMAVRREVTDTLESVARRYGFREIDTPRLEPAEMWTDKSGDDIVDELYAFEDHGGRHVTLSPELTPTVARMYAAKAQELSKPVKWFSTRPFWRYEAVQQGRFREFYQTNIDIFGSAEPEADAEVLATAADALTELGLTADDFEFRVSHRDILGALLRSFDADVQVTQAIRAVDKSEKVDENEYLDLLHDAGLGYDEAREFDALLAVDDPANLDELTDFAPDSAELADAVDNLRAVLAAADDFGVGEICDLSLRTARGLDYYTGAVFECFDATGEIGRSVFGGGRYDDLIEDFGGQPTPAVGVAPGHAPLGLLLERAGVAPDAAIETDYYVLQVGDTRPVAARIARDLRTQGHVVESDVSGRSFGAQLGYADSINAETVVIVGEQDLANDEVTVKDMTSGDETTAPVDAFPGDHDRPTYDDFA from the coding sequence ATGCCTACCTACGACCGCCTGAAGGGGTTCCGCGACTTCTACCCCCCCGAGATGGCCGTCCGCCGCGAGGTGACCGACACGCTGGAGTCGGTCGCCCGGCGCTACGGCTTCCGTGAGATCGACACCCCGCGACTCGAACCGGCCGAGATGTGGACGGACAAGTCCGGCGACGACATCGTCGACGAACTGTACGCCTTCGAGGACCACGGCGGCCGCCACGTCACGCTCTCGCCGGAACTGACGCCGACGGTCGCGCGGATGTACGCCGCGAAGGCGCAGGAACTGTCCAAGCCGGTCAAGTGGTTCTCCACGCGCCCGTTCTGGCGCTACGAGGCCGTCCAGCAGGGCCGCTTCCGGGAGTTCTATCAGACGAACATCGACATCTTCGGCTCCGCCGAACCCGAGGCCGACGCGGAAGTGCTCGCCACGGCCGCGGACGCCCTCACCGAACTGGGGCTGACCGCCGACGACTTCGAGTTCCGCGTCAGCCACCGTGACATCCTCGGCGCACTCCTCCGCTCGTTCGACGCCGACGTGCAGGTGACGCAGGCAATCCGCGCGGTCGACAAATCCGAGAAGGTCGACGAGAACGAGTACCTCGACCTCCTCCACGACGCCGGCCTCGGCTACGACGAGGCGCGGGAGTTCGACGCTCTCCTCGCGGTCGACGACCCCGCGAACCTCGACGAACTCACCGACTTCGCGCCCGACTCCGCGGAACTCGCGGACGCCGTCGACAACCTCCGCGCTGTCCTCGCGGCCGCCGACGACTTCGGCGTCGGTGAGATCTGCGACCTGTCGCTTCGCACCGCCCGCGGCCTCGACTACTACACTGGGGCCGTCTTCGAGTGCTTCGACGCGACCGGCGAGATTGGGCGCTCGGTGTTCGGCGGCGGCCGCTACGACGACCTCATCGAGGACTTCGGCGGCCAACCGACCCCCGCCGTCGGCGTCGCGCCCGGCCACGCGCCGCTTGGCCTTCTCTTGGAGCGCGCCGGTGTCGCACCCGACGCAGCCATCGAAACGGACTACTACGTGCTCCAGGTGGGCGACACGCGCCCAGTCGCCGCCCGAATCGCCCGCGACTTGCGCACCCAAGGTCACGTCGTCGAGTCGGACGTCTCCGGGCGGAGTTTCGGCGCGCAGTTGGGGTACGCCGACTCCATCAACGCCGAGACGGTCGTCATCGTCGGCGAACAGGACCTCGCGAACGACGAGGTGACGGTGAAGGACATGACCAGCGGCGACGAGACGACCGCGCCGGTCGACGCGTTCCCCGGCGACCACGACCGCCCGACGTACGACGATTTCGCGTAG
- the truA gene encoding tRNA pseudouridine(38-40) synthase TruA, translating into MPTRRAYRVAYDGRSYFGFQRQPDVPTVEGTLLDALRALGVVEHGADTPSGYAAAGRTDRGVSAVAQTVAFDAPDWLTPRAFSSELPGGVRVWADAAVGPAFHATHDAVRRTYRYHLHAPAANPDRAREAAAALSGEHEFHNLTTDPRGPRTRRDLSVSVDPANDDCLTLTVAAGGFPREFVRRLATVVRGVAVGETDLDRVEEVLGEEKLSGPRGVAPAPPDPLVLADVTYPGVEFEADPVAVEPLQEVFRERRITALSRARVFGDVVEMATVDDDA; encoded by the coding sequence GTGCCCACTCGCCGCGCGTACCGCGTCGCCTACGACGGCCGCTCGTACTTCGGATTCCAGCGGCAACCCGATGTGCCGACCGTCGAAGGGACCCTCCTCGACGCCCTCCGAGCGCTCGGCGTCGTCGAACACGGAGCGGACACGCCGTCCGGATACGCCGCCGCTGGGCGCACCGACCGGGGCGTTTCCGCCGTCGCGCAGACTGTTGCGTTCGACGCGCCTGATTGGCTGACGCCGAGGGCGTTCTCCAGCGAACTCCCGGGCGGCGTTCGGGTGTGGGCCGACGCTGCGGTCGGCCCGGCGTTTCACGCCACCCACGACGCCGTCCGCCGGACCTACCGCTATCACCTTCACGCGCCCGCCGCCAACCCCGACCGCGCACGCGAGGCGGCCGCGGCGCTGTCGGGCGAACACGAGTTCCACAACCTCACCACGGACCCGCGTGGGCCGCGCACCCGGCGCGACCTCTCGGTGTCGGTCGACCCCGCGAACGACGACTGCCTCACGCTCACCGTCGCCGCCGGCGGCTTTCCTCGGGAGTTCGTCCGGCGACTCGCGACGGTCGTTCGCGGCGTCGCCGTCGGAGAGACGGACCTCGACAGAGTCGAGGAAGTCCTCGGCGAGGAGAAACTCTCGGGACCGCGCGGCGTCGCGCCCGCGCCACCGGACCCACTCGTCCTCGCAGACGTGACCTATCCCGGCGTCGAGTTCGAGGCAGATCCGGTGGCGGTCGAACCACTGCAGGAGGTGTTTCGCGAACGGCGCATCACGGCGCTGTCGCGGGCCCGCGTGTTCGGCGACGTCGTCGAGATGGCGACAGTCGACGACGACGCCTGA
- a CDS encoding M28 family metallopeptidase: protein MDLDDDIAAAVGRAWTDTDPWGFITDLTALGSRMAASEGEQRAADIVERAFRDAGLSRVRQDTFEAPAWHRGETTLRLTAPAERAFDAIALPYCPAGEVAGELVDVGYGTPDEIDAVDVEGKVAVASTTTPGDSRFIHRMEKFGAAAEAGAEAFIFVNHVPGQLPPTGSLTFGEEAEIPAVGVSKETGAWLTEYAGEGGMVELTVDAETVPGESQNVLARTGPDTDQSILVVAHYDGHDISEGALDNGCGIATLVVAARVLAAADLDIGVRFAAVGCEETGLLGSEHLAATTDIDSIKSVVNVDGAGRFRDLVAMAHTSAATADVAHRVSDATRQPIDVHEEPHPFSDQWPFVRRGVASLQLHSDSGERGRGWGHTHADTRDKVDDRCIREHGVLTALLVRELADEGTEVPPLDVYDLEEAFRDADFEPGMKAAGLWPDDWE from the coding sequence ATGGATCTGGACGACGACATCGCCGCGGCGGTCGGGCGGGCGTGGACCGACACCGACCCCTGGGGGTTCATCACCGACCTGACCGCGCTGGGAAGCCGAATGGCCGCCAGTGAGGGCGAGCAACGCGCGGCCGACATCGTCGAGCGTGCGTTCCGCGACGCCGGCCTCTCTCGCGTCCGGCAGGACACCTTCGAGGCGCCCGCGTGGCACCGCGGCGAGACGACGCTTCGTCTCACCGCGCCCGCCGAACGCGCATTCGACGCCATCGCGTTGCCGTACTGTCCGGCGGGCGAGGTCGCCGGCGAGTTGGTCGACGTGGGCTACGGCACGCCCGACGAGATCGACGCCGTCGACGTCGAGGGGAAGGTCGCCGTCGCCTCGACGACGACGCCGGGCGACTCGCGGTTCATCCACCGGATGGAGAAGTTCGGCGCGGCGGCGGAGGCAGGTGCGGAGGCGTTCATCTTCGTCAACCACGTCCCCGGCCAGTTGCCGCCGACCGGATCGCTCACGTTCGGCGAGGAGGCCGAAATCCCCGCAGTCGGTGTGAGCAAGGAGACGGGTGCGTGGCTCACCGAGTACGCTGGAGAGGGTGGAATGGTGGAACTGACCGTCGACGCCGAGACCGTCCCCGGCGAGTCACAGAACGTCCTCGCGCGGACCGGCCCCGACACCGACCAGTCGATCCTCGTGGTCGCCCACTACGACGGCCACGACATCAGCGAGGGCGCACTCGACAACGGCTGTGGCATCGCGACGCTCGTCGTCGCCGCGCGCGTCCTCGCGGCCGCCGACCTCGACATCGGGGTGCGCTTCGCTGCCGTCGGCTGTGAGGAGACGGGCCTGCTCGGGTCGGAACACCTCGCGGCGACGACCGACATCGACTCGATCAAAAGCGTCGTCAACGTCGACGGCGCAGGTCGGTTCCGCGACCTGGTCGCGATGGCACACACCTCGGCGGCGACCGCCGACGTAGCCCACCGCGTGAGCGACGCGACCCGCCAACCGATCGACGTCCACGAGGAACCGCACCCGTTCTCCGATCAATGGCCGTTCGTCCGGCGCGGCGTGGCGTCGCTGCAACTTCACTCCGACAGCGGCGAACGCGGTCGCGGGTGGGGCCACACCCACGCCGACACCCGCGACAAGGTGGACGACCGCTGTATCCGCGAACACGGCGTGCTCACCGCGCTACTGGTCCGCGAACTCGCCGACGAGGGGACGGAAGTACCGCCGCTCGATGTCTACGACTTGGAGGAAGCGTTCCGCGACGCCGACTTCGAACCGGGGATGAAGGCGGCGGGGCTGTGGCCCGACGACTGGGAGTAA
- a CDS encoding methyltransferase domain-containing protein, whose amino-acid sequence MPVVPGLFERLAFRANLAPSAILDVHGGASLHAAALADELGVFTALDRPRTPSTLAAALDVDETALRTLLDSLVAVGYLARDGDEYRRTRATTRWLTPDGEANLAPFLRFWVDVVLPYWRDHATRAVREGDPGETLYEWLGDDEEAWATTQAGFRSSASLLLDPVADELGDVEGLRVLDLGGGHGAYAVELARRGADVTLVDHPAALTTAREAAAEAGVDVDIVGGDYLTADLWARLDAPVADPPERVPADAPVDARGGATAGGDGPTRGAREGDAGDAGDAGYDVVLLFNVLHGHTPDESAFLLARASGVLAPGGRVVVLDQFDADGPTNLADIGVALLDLTYLVTLGGGTPDVDAVNRHLGDAGLVVAGSRTFRRAPGVRLVTADRA is encoded by the coding sequence ATGCCGGTCGTACCCGGCCTATTCGAGCGACTCGCGTTCCGGGCGAACCTCGCGCCGTCGGCCATTCTCGACGTCCACGGTGGGGCGTCGTTGCACGCGGCGGCGCTGGCGGATGAACTCGGCGTGTTCACGGCGCTCGACCGGCCGCGGACGCCGTCGACGCTAGCGGCGGCGCTCGACGTGGACGAGACGGCGCTTCGGACGCTGCTCGATTCGCTCGTCGCGGTGGGGTATCTCGCCCGCGACGGCGACGAGTACCGGCGGACCCGCGCGACCACGCGGTGGCTCACCCCAGACGGCGAGGCGAACCTCGCGCCGTTCCTCCGCTTCTGGGTCGACGTGGTCCTCCCGTACTGGCGCGACCACGCCACCCGCGCCGTCCGCGAGGGCGACCCCGGCGAGACGCTGTACGAGTGGCTCGGCGACGACGAGGAGGCGTGGGCGACGACGCAGGCCGGCTTCCGGTCGTCGGCGTCGCTGTTGCTCGACCCGGTCGCCGACGAACTCGGCGACGTCGAGGGGCTTCGAGTTCTCGACTTGGGCGGCGGCCACGGTGCGTACGCGGTCGAACTCGCACGGCGAGGCGCCGACGTGACGCTCGTCGACCACCCCGCCGCGCTGACGACGGCCCGCGAAGCCGCCGCCGAGGCGGGTGTCGACGTCGACATCGTTGGGGGTGACTACCTGACGGCCGACCTGTGGGCCCGACTCGACGCGCCCGTTGCCGACCCTCCAGAGCGGGTTCCTGCCGACGCGCCGGTCGACGCGCGAGGCGGCGCCACCGCTGGCGGGGATGGCCCAACTAGGGGAGCGCGTGAGGGTGACGCTGGTGACGCTGGTGACGCTGGCTACGACGTGGTCCTCCTGTTCAACGTCCTCCACGGCCACACGCCCGACGAGTCGGCGTTTCTGCTCGCCCGCGCGAGCGGAGTGCTCGCGCCCGGCGGCCGCGTGGTCGTCCTCGACCAGTTCGACGCTGACGGGCCGACGAACCTCGCGGACATCGGCGTCGCCCTCCTCGACCTCACCTACCTCGTCACGCTCGGCGGCGGAACCCCCGATGTCGACGCGGTCAATCGCCACCTCGGCGACGCTGGCCTCGTCGTCGCCGGGTCGCGGACGTTCCGCCGTGCGCCCGGCGTCCGTCTCGTCACCGCCGACCGGGCCTGA
- the pepF gene encoding oligoendopeptidase F yields the protein MSSVPERSDIDEEYKWSIDSIYADDEAWEAAYEDCEERLDDLRAYEGRAAESAATLRELLDTYEAVFREVAKVTSYAQLRSNEDTRDQEYQAMSSKAQALSAEASSASSYLEPELQELDWAEVEAMIEEEPALAEYEHFLDDILRMKPHTRSAEVEELLADLSEVTGAAGEAYSMLSNADMTFPTVEDPDGEDVEISQGNFTTLLQKPDREFRQRVHEEFYGEWKTVRNTVGTTLAKSVKKDVKMAQARNYDTARAAALDGPNVPVEVYDTLVDTVRDNLDSLGRHADLKRKALGVDTLEMWDLYMSLTGDEGPDISYEEAKEHVVEAVAPLGEAYQERMAEGLESRWVDVYENRGKRSGAYSAGTYDTQPFIMMNYQDDVSSMYTLAHELGHSMHSELAKNAQPWQYADYEIFVAEVASTVNETLLTKHLLENAESDELRVHALDQYLERFRSTLFRQTMFAAFEQAIHEHDEAGKPLTPDAFDELYGDLKAEFYGHADANVDDHIRREWMRIPHFYYNFYVYQYSTGISAAAAIVDRIEQEGEVAAEEYRAALRAGGAEYPIDVLDIAGIDMTSSDPIESAISVYDDYLDEAESLLEL from the coding sequence ATGAGTTCGGTACCCGAGCGATCCGACATCGACGAGGAGTACAAGTGGAGCATCGACTCCATCTACGCCGACGACGAGGCGTGGGAAGCCGCCTACGAGGACTGCGAGGAGCGGCTCGACGACCTCCGCGCGTACGAGGGGCGTGCCGCCGAGAGCGCGGCCACCCTCCGGGAGTTGCTCGACACCTACGAGGCGGTGTTCCGCGAGGTGGCGAAGGTGACGTCGTACGCGCAACTGCGCTCGAACGAGGACACTCGCGACCAGGAGTACCAGGCGATGTCGTCGAAGGCACAGGCGCTGTCGGCGGAAGCATCCAGCGCGTCGAGTTACCTCGAACCGGAACTGCAGGAACTCGACTGGGCGGAGGTCGAGGCGATGATCGAGGAGGAACCGGCGCTCGCGGAGTACGAGCACTTCCTCGACGACATCCTGCGGATGAAACCCCACACGCGGTCGGCGGAGGTCGAGGAACTCCTCGCGGATCTGAGTGAGGTCACGGGCGCGGCGGGCGAGGCGTACTCGATGCTGTCGAACGCGGATATGACGTTCCCGACCGTTGAGGACCCTGACGGTGAGGACGTCGAAATCTCACAGGGCAACTTCACCACCCTGCTCCAGAAGCCGGATCGGGAGTTCCGCCAGCGCGTTCACGAGGAGTTCTACGGCGAGTGGAAGACCGTCCGGAATACGGTGGGAACGACGCTCGCGAAGAGCGTCAAGAAGGACGTGAAGATGGCGCAAGCGCGCAACTACGACACCGCCCGTGCGGCGGCACTCGACGGCCCGAACGTCCCCGTCGAGGTGTACGACACGCTCGTCGACACCGTCCGCGACAACCTCGACTCGCTGGGTCGCCACGCCGACCTGAAGCGAAAGGCGCTCGGCGTCGACACGCTGGAGATGTGGGACCTGTACATGTCGCTGACGGGCGACGAGGGCCCCGACATCTCCTACGAGGAGGCGAAAGAGCACGTCGTCGAGGCGGTCGCACCGCTGGGCGAGGCGTACCAAGAGCGGATGGCCGAGGGCCTGGAGTCGCGCTGGGTCGACGTGTACGAGAACCGCGGGAAGCGCTCGGGTGCCTACTCCGCGGGGACGTACGACACCCAGCCGTTCATCATGATGAACTACCAGGACGACGTGTCCTCGATGTACACGCTGGCGCACGAACTGGGCCACTCGATGCACTCGGAGTTGGCGAAGAACGCCCAGCCGTGGCAGTACGCCGACTACGAGATTTTCGTCGCCGAGGTCGCCTCGACGGTCAACGAGACGCTGCTGACGAAGCACCTGCTGGAGAACGCCGAGTCGGACGAACTGCGCGTCCACGCCCTCGACCAGTACCTCGAACGCTTCCGGTCGACGCTGTTCCGGCAGACGATGTTCGCGGCGTTCGAGCAGGCCATCCACGAGCACGACGAGGCGGGCAAGCCGCTCACGCCCGACGCGTTCGACGAGTTGTACGGCGACCTGAAGGCGGAGTTCTACGGCCACGCCGACGCGAACGTCGACGACCACATCCGCCGCGAGTGGATGCGGATTCCCCACTTCTACTACAATTTCTACGTCTACCAGTACTCGACGGGTATCTCGGCGGCCGCGGCCATCGTCGACCGCATCGAACAGGAGGGCGAAGTCGCCGCCGAGGAGTACCGCGCGGCGCTTCGCGCGGGCGGCGCGGAGTACCCAATCGACGTCCTCGACATCGCGGGCATCGATATGACGAGCAGCGACCCCATCGAGTCGGCCATCTCGGTGTACGACGACTACCTCGACGAGGCCGAGTCGCTACTGGAGCTGTAG
- a CDS encoding S49 family peptidase: MPSQSGPSSRSILLVVVVAALLTSAVLAPMAYRSTSGPEGSVMVVSIGSSISGSSVDEAVAHLRDARTDDSIEAVVLKMDSPGGSAAQSERLYMAVERTAAEMPVVSSVQGMAASGGYYAVAPTDRIFTLPAAEVGSIGVIATAPQDVPASYIRSGPDKASGRTDQTRREVEELQSAFVESVLKHRDLNISRTELEHAKTYIGMRAVENGLADEIGTTADAVDYAASEAGLDSYDVVRREATPAQGTLLLEESPNGTVVLSESTDPPYRYYMIVGEPADEVVIYNAS, from the coding sequence ATGCCCTCTCAATCAGGCCCGTCGAGCAGGTCGATCCTCCTGGTCGTCGTGGTCGCAGCCCTCCTCACGAGTGCCGTGCTCGCGCCGATGGCGTATCGGTCGACGAGCGGCCCCGAGGGATCTGTCATGGTCGTCTCCATCGGCAGTTCCATCTCTGGGTCTTCGGTCGACGAGGCCGTCGCCCACCTGCGCGACGCGCGTACCGACGACTCGATCGAGGCGGTCGTACTGAAGATGGACAGCCCAGGCGGGTCGGCCGCCCAGAGTGAACGGCTCTATATGGCCGTCGAACGCACCGCGGCGGAGATGCCCGTCGTCTCGAGCGTGCAAGGGATGGCGGCCTCCGGCGGCTACTACGCCGTCGCGCCGACCGACCGAATCTTCACGCTTCCGGCCGCGGAGGTCGGTTCTATCGGCGTGATCGCCACCGCTCCGCAGGACGTCCCAGCTAGCTATATCCGGAGCGGTCCGGACAAGGCGTCCGGCCGTACCGACCAGACCCGCCGTGAGGTCGAGGAACTCCAGTCGGCGTTCGTCGAGAGCGTCCTGAAACACCGCGACCTGAACATCAGCCGCACCGAACTCGAACACGCGAAGACGTACATCGGAATGCGTGCGGTCGAGAACGGTCTCGCCGACGAGATCGGGACGACCGCCGACGCCGTCGACTACGCCGCCAGCGAGGCCGGACTCGACAGCTACGACGTGGTCCGCCGCGAGGCGACCCCTGCACAGGGTACACTCCTGCTGGAGGAGAGCCCGAACGGGACCGTCGTGCTCTCGGAGTCGACCGATCCCCCGTACCGCTACTACATGATCGTCGGCGAACCCGCCGACGAGGTGGTGATCTACAATGCAAGCTAA